The following proteins are encoded in a genomic region of Cricetulus griseus strain 17A/GY chromosome 7, alternate assembly CriGri-PICRH-1.0, whole genome shotgun sequence:
- the LOC100770108 gene encoding testisin → MGAWGKTLVPLLVVAAVVVPQPALQVLSENSEIQEVDLLSAPCGHRIIPARVVGGDDSELGRWPWQGSLRVWGTHLCGATLLNRRWVLTAAHCFQKDSDPYDWSVQFGELTAQPSLWNLQAYSNRYQIEDIFMSPKYKASYPHDIALLKLSSPVNYNNYIQPICLMNSTSKFENRTDCWVTGWGDIGEDQSLPSPYILQEVQVAVINSSMCNHMFSKSSDFRVTIWGDMVCAGNPAGGKDSCFGDSGGPLVCDQDTVWYQVGVVSWGIGCGRPNRPGVYTNISHHYDWIRSTMIRNGMLRPDPAPPLLFLTLAWPSLMLRPA, encoded by the exons ATGGGCGCGTGGGGAAAGACGTTGGTGCCACTGCTGGTGGTGGCGGCGGTGGTGGTCCCACAGCCTGCCTTGCAGGTGTTATCAGAGAATTCCG AAATTCAAGAAGTGGACCTACTGTCAG CGCCCTGCGGTCACAGGATCATCCCTGCACGTGTAGTGGGTGGAGATGATTCGGAGCTTGGCCGATGGCCGTGGCAAGGGAGCCTGCGTGTATGGGGCACTCACTTATGTGGAGCGACCTTGCTCAACCGCCGCTGGGTGCTTACAGCTGCCCATTGCTTCCAAAA GGACAGCGATCCCTATGATTGGTCAGTCCAGTTTGGTGAGCTGACTGCCCAGCCTTCTCTATGGAACCTACAGGCCTATTCCAACCGTTACCAAATAGAAGATATCTTTATGAGCCCCAAGTACAAGGCATCATATCCCCATGACATCGCCCTGCTGAAGCTGTCATCTCCTGTCAACTACAATAACTATATCCAACCCATATGCCTCATGAACTCCACATCCAAGTTTGAGAACCGAACTGACTGCTGGGTGACCGGCTGGGGGGATATTGGAGAGGATCAAA GTCTGCCGTCTCCCTACATTCTCCAGGAAGTGCAAGTAGCGGTGATCAACAGCAGCATGTGTAACCATATGTTCTCAAAAAGCTCAGACTTCCGAGTGACCATATGGGGAGACATGGTTTGTGCCGGCAATCCTGCCGGCGGCAAGGACTCCTGCTTT GGTGACTCAGGAGGACCCTTGGTCTGCGACCAGGATACGGTGTGGTATCAGGTTGGAGTCGTGAGCTGGGGAATAGGCTGTGGTCGGCCCAATCGGCCTGGAGTCTATACCAACATCAGTCATCACTATGATTGGATCCGGTCAACTATGATTCGAAATGGGATGCTCAGGCCTGATCCGGCCCCACCGCTGCTGTTTCTTACTCTGGCCTGGCCTTCCTTGATGCTGAGGCCTGCCTGA